ACGATTTCGCTGGCTCCTTCCGGCAAGGTGACCTGGTGCAATCAGGCGGTCAATCCCTGCCTGGTCCAGTCCGGTTGATATGGAACGAATCATGAGGCTCGGCGCATGAGCGTGCGGCGTCAAGAAGCGGGATTCACCTTGGTCGAAGTCTTGGTTTCGGCCACCGTGCTCAGCCTGGGCGTGCTGGGCATGGCGGCCATGCAGGGAATCTCGTTCACCAAAAACGTGGACGCCAACGACCTGTCCATTGTGACCAATCTGGCTTCCGATATGGTGGAGCGGATTCAAAACAGCCGGCGCAACGCTTGGGCTTACAACGCCGTCAGCACGGCGGGAGGGGGCAATTGCCTGACCGGGGCGATCCCCGCCGCGCAACCGGCTCCGCCGTTTCCTGCTGCGCCGCTTTCGGTGGCGGCGGTCAGGAAGGTGCAAGGCGATTGCGTGCAATGGAGACAACTGGTTCAAGATTCCAATCTCCTCAACGTACAGGGGACCGTGACGGTGACGCCGGTTGCGCCGATCACGGCCGATTCCGCCTCGGTGCTCGTCACCGTTCGAGTCCAATGGAACGAACGGGCGCAGGGACAGAGGCTGCGCCAGGTGGCGTTTCAAACTCAGATTGTGCCGGAGTGAACGACGCAATGCGATGCACCGGATTTCGCGAGGGAGCCGTCGATAGCCGATGGGAACAGACCGGTCAGCGTGGCTTCACCTTGACAGAGGTGATGGTCGCCGCGGCCATGACCACGGCCATTCTGGCCGCGGGGTTCGCCGCCGTCACCATGACGCAGAAAACCACGCGCATGACCAGCCAGGTGGGGCAAACCCAGGCGACGGTACGGAGCGCCATTGACATGATCGCGGCGGATTTAAAGCTGGCGGGGTTCGGCATGCAGGGTCTGGTGGGAGTCGGTGGCGGACCTGGAACGGTGGGGGGCTGTCGCATCAACAATACTCCGGTGGCGCTGGTTCCAACGGACAACAATCCGGCCGGGCCGGATACGGGCCCTGATCGGATTTCGATCGTCGTCCCCATGACCAATTCCGTGGCGGCGGCCGGACCCTTATGGCAGGTTTCGGTTCCGCCGGCCGGTATGATCGGCGGGCCGAACAGTCCCATTACCAATGTTCCCTTGCCCGCCGGGGCGATTGCGGCCATGGAACAGGCGGTGGGAGGGGCGGCGCTGCTTCCGGGCATGAGCGTGTCGATTGCCGGCACCGCGGGATCGGTGATCCAGAACGCCGGAGGAGGCGGGCTGGTGCTCAATCCGCCTATTCCAGCGCCGGTTCAGTTTGGAACCGGCACGCAAGTCTATGTGTTGCAGTGCATCACCTATCAGGTCATCCCACCGCCCGACAATCTCAATCTCTGTCAAGGCAACGCGCCCTGTCTGGTTCGGGGGGCCGTGCCGATCGCGTTAGTTCCCGCAGGCACGGCTCCCAACTGTAACCAAGCCGGCTCGACCTGCGTGCCCATCATGGACGGAGTCGAAGATTTGCAACTGGCCTATGCCTGTGACGGATGCAGCCCTCTGGTCAACGGAGGCAACCCCGACGGCCAGATCGACGACCTCAACGGCAGCAATTCCTTCGACCAAGGGGACTTCATCACGAACCGCGATTGGTTCGGGACCGGCGCGCCGTTCGGCACGTACATGGCGCCGGATAAGATCCGGCTGGTTCGCGTGACGCTTGTGGCGCGGCAGGCGAGGCCGGACCAGGGATTTGGGGAAGCGAATCAGGTCGTGACGCACACGGGCTTGAGCAGCGGCGCGATGGGCGGCGGGATCAACGGCGGCATCCTCACGGTGAGCGACCACAACCACGCCGACGGATTATTTGTCGCGGGCGACAACGGGACTCCGGCCCAACAACAGGCCTATCTCCAATTGCGACGGCGCATCCTCACCCGGACGGTCGAATTAAGAAATCAGAGGTACTAGATGGCAAGGGATGAAGAAAGTCGCCTCGGGGGCCGGCGCCTCCTTCCGGAGGATGAACGGGGCATTGCCCTGTTGGCGATGATGATCATCCTGCTGCTGGCGGGCGTGCTCGGCGTGGCGGCCTTGACCATGACCGGCATGGAAAATTCCATGGCCGGGGCCGTGCGCATGGTCGAAGAAGGAACCCATGCGGCCGAATCGTGCATCGGGGCATCGGTCAACGTGATCCAGCAGAGCATCGACGCGGGAACGGTGCCCGCGACGCTTATCGCGCCGAATGGCCCGGTGCCGGCCGCCAACGCGGTGTTTCTCGGCGAGGAAATCAACGGTGTGCGAGCCAATGATCCCGATGTGGCCGTCGGCGCCGGCGGCAATCCGAACATCGTCATGAACGTCAATAATTACGTGGTCAACGGCGACATCGATTTTCAGTACCGCAAGCAAAAGAGCGGCGGAGTGGCGAGTTTGGCCTCTGGCTACGACGGCACGGGGACGGGCGCGGCGTCGGTAAACATGTTCTATCGCATCGACTGTACGGCTCAGAACGCGGCGACGGGAGCCACAAGCCGCGTGATCGCGGTCTACGACTGTCTGGCGGCTGGCGATGGCTGCACCAGGCGGACGTATTAGGGGTAATAAGCTACCTAGGCCGGCCGGGTGGCGTTGTGGGCCGGTGAGGGAGACCAGACATGAAAGAACAGAATGTGGGGCAGAAAGGCCGCTTCTTGGCGGAGATGAGACTGGTTGCGGGGCTGCGCATCACGATTTGTTTCGCAACGATCAGCCTGAGCGCGTGGTTCTGCTTGCTCGGATCTCCTATGGCGCACGCACAGTCCAGGCCGACGGTGATTGGTGGATTGGCGGAGCAAGGCATGGTGACCGGCGTTCGTGAACGCACGGTTGTCATCGACGGACGAGACTACGAATTCGATCAAAAGGTCGAGGTGTTCGACGCCAAGGGCAACCGAGTCGATCTGTCGGCCATCGTGCGGAACGCGGAGGTGCGGTTTCGGTTGAAGCAAGACGACGTCAACAAAATCGACAGGATCGTGGTCTATTTGCCCCAGTAGTCTGGGGGCGACCCTGAAAAGCCTGCAAAACAAAACGGGAGGATGTCCATGAACAGCCGGAACATCGCGTGTCGTGGAGCCGCGGCGCTGACCTTGCTCATCGGTCTCTTGGGGACTCAGCCGCTCGAAGCCCAGACGATGGATCAATACTACTCCGTTCCTCCCTTCGTTGCCGAGCAAGTTGCTCCGAACATCATCCTCTTGCTGGACAACTCCGGCAGTATGGCGGACCGGGCCTGCGATCCCACTTGGTGCGGCGTGTTGGCCGGCGGCGGCACCACGCCGGTCAATCAAAACTTCGTCGCGACCACGACGTATGGCGGATTTTTCGACTCCCTCGCCTGCTACGTCTATGACGCAACCAACAGCCGGTTTGAGTATGCAGCCGCCAAGGCATCGGTGAGCGCCACCTGCCCGACCAACACGCAATGGGACGGGAATTTGCTCAACTGGGCGACCTTTCTGCGCATCGATGCGCTCAAGAAAGCCATGTCGGGCGGCGATTGCGTCGTCACTCGCGCGGCGGACGGCACCTGCCCGCCGAGCGGCAGTCCGGCGAAGATTACCATCAAGGCGCAGCAGCGGTTCGATAGCACCACCCGCGGGCACGC
This sequence is a window from Candidatus Nitrospira inopinata. Protein-coding genes within it:
- the pilV gene encoding type IV pilus modification protein PilV, translating into MSVRRQEAGFTLVEVLVSATVLSLGVLGMAAMQGISFTKNVDANDLSIVTNLASDMVERIQNSRRNAWAYNAVSTAGGGNCLTGAIPAAQPAPPFPAAPLSVAAVRKVQGDCVQWRQLVQDSNLLNVQGTVTVTPVAPITADSASVLVTVRVQWNERAQGQRLRQVAFQTQIVPE
- a CDS encoding PilW family protein yields the protein MRCTGFREGAVDSRWEQTGQRGFTLTEVMVAAAMTTAILAAGFAAVTMTQKTTRMTSQVGQTQATVRSAIDMIAADLKLAGFGMQGLVGVGGGPGTVGGCRINNTPVALVPTDNNPAGPDTGPDRISIVVPMTNSVAAAGPLWQVSVPPAGMIGGPNSPITNVPLPAGAIAAMEQAVGGAALLPGMSVSIAGTAGSVIQNAGGGGLVLNPPIPAPVQFGTGTQVYVLQCITYQVIPPPDNLNLCQGNAPCLVRGAVPIALVPAGTAPNCNQAGSTCVPIMDGVEDLQLAYACDGCSPLVNGGNPDGQIDDLNGSNSFDQGDFITNRDWFGTGAPFGTYMAPDKIRLVRVTLVARQARPDQGFGEANQVVTHTGLSSGAMGGGINGGILTVSDHNHADGLFVAGDNGTPAQQQAYLQLRRRILTRTVELRNQRY